TTCGACAAAACCCTTCCCGTCAAACGGATTTGTACTTGTCCATTCTCCCTTTTCATTCTTAGGCAGGATCAGTTTCAAATCCCTATTAAATAATTTGTCCCAACCTTTTGAACGCCTCAGGAAATATAGAGCATCCTTTTTCTTTCCAAGTTTCTCAGCCATTTGGGATAAAGCCCAATCTTCAAATGACCATTGTATCGTGTAACCTGCTTGTTCAGGTGCATATCCATTCTTTATATAAAATCTCATTTTATCATCCTCATTGAATGACATCATGCCTCCCGGAAGATGATTCCGTTTCATCGCAGCATATCCCTGGGCAATATCCCATTTTTTACAAATCCCCCTTTGAAAAGCACTGGTAATTAGCGATGTAGCCGGACAACCGGACATAATGTATGAATACCCTCCGAGGTTTGGCCCCCTTGGAAGCAGTCCTCCGTTTTCCGAATATTGAATAAGAGAAGCCGAGAAATCATCCAAAACTTGTGGATAAGCCAGTCCCCACAATGTGTTTAGATTCCACATAGTCAACCAGAATGCATCGGAATTATACATATTGAATCTGAGCTTCCCATTTTTTTCTTTGGGAATTGTTTTTAGCTTGAAAACTGCATTATACTTGAACTGACAACGGTTACCTTCTGTAAACCTCACTCCATGAGTTAAATCAGGATAATCCCCATTAATATCATTGATTTTATGACGGCCTAAAAGCACATGCCACAAATCGGTATAAAACTTAATGCGCTGACTGACTGTTCCACCTTTAACAGCTATCTTTCCAAGCCATTCGTTCCATTCATTCCGGGAAGCATCGCGGACATCATTAAAATCCCAGGACGGACATTCCGAATCCATATTCAGTCGGGCATTCCCTATACTCGTAAAAGAAACGGAAGCTTTAAGCTGGAGCAAGTCCCCGTTCTGAACAATATAATTAAGCTTCACGCCCCCATCTTCACTGTCCTGAGTTTCCGTATTTTTATATATTTCTTGTTTATCCCAACCGTCCATGGAGACGAAAGGTTTGTCAAAACGTACAATAAAATAAATCCTGACATTCTGAGGGCCACCCCAAAGCCGGTCGGTACTTAAAAAAGATCCTTCAATCTCCGAATTGCTCACTTTCCGTATTTTACAATCCCTCATGACTGAATTTCCAAGTTTCCCGCCCAGAGAAACAATCACAGCAGCTTTGCCAGGTTTCACAAAACGATAACGATAAAAGCTGACCCGGTCGGTAGATGTTTGCTCTACCCATATCCTGTGGGTTTTTAAAAACAGGCGGTGATAGGCAGGCTGCACAATCTCATCATCATGCGAATAAGCAGATTTCCAACCCATCATTCCATCACAGGGATTTATATCTCCTCCAACAGGCATAATATCCAAACCCGATTCCATCCAGCAATGCAGTTGTGAAAAACCCAGGATATAGTTTCCGTCATAATTATATCCACCGCCACCCTGGTTTTTATTTCTGGTTACCGGCGCTGCTCCTATCATGCCATAGGGTTGGTTCCCGGTGATCGAATAGAAAAACCGTCCGGGAATTGTTTCAATATAAGGATCCACCCAGGAAACGTAATCAGAATATCCTTCAGGTGATGAAAAAACCTCAATTTCAGAGAATCCTACATTTTTGCCATCAGCATCAATGGTCACAAACCTCAACCTGCTTAATTGTGTAGAAGGAAACTGAATAACCCTGGGCGAACCATCATTTGGGATATTATATACTTCCAGGCGGAAGCCATGATCCCCTTCAATTCTGACTCCTGCATTGTGATCAGATTCATTGGGCCGGTCATACAAAATAATCTTATTTATCCATCTGGGTGTATTCCACGCCAATTCAATCCATGGATAGGACATTTTACCCCAGTAATCCACATTCCCTTTGGAAGCCCATTCGCCTACCCCATCGGCCCCTATTATTCCATCTATCACTTTGTATGCATTATAATCCGCACTCAATTCACTGGATGCCCTTACTTTAGCAAAAGGAGCAATATTATTGGGATTCGAATGAACCTCATAAGCCCCTGTAATAAAAATCAATAAGAATAATATCTTTTTAGCCATCATTTTTTCTGTTTCCCCGTTTTAATCTTATTTGTATTTATTTGTATCAACAATATATAATTTAAACAAGATTATTTCTGAATCGATAAAGAAGGCGGAGGAGTGGAGTTTTGTCCCCATCCATGATAAACAGCCCCCATTTCCAATTCAAGTTTGCCCCCGTCTTTTATATCTTCATGACGGAACCACGTATTATTAAGGGGTTTGCCATTAAGTTTGGCAGATTGGATATATCTGTTTGTATCTGAAACGTTATGTGCAATTACTAAAAACTTTTTCCCGTGTTCCAGTGAAATTTCAGCATTTCTAAAAATGGGAGAGCCAATAAGATAAACATCCTGACCTGCAACCGGATAGAATCCCAATGCGCCCCAGATATACCATGAGGTCATGCAACCGGAATCATCACTTCCCGGAAGTCCTCCACGGGTGGTATTATAATCTTCCTTTAATATTTTCCTGACCCTATCGGCCACTTTATCAGGTCGCCCGATATAATCATATAAATAAGGAAATTCAATATCCGGTTCGTTGGTCTGGGTGTAATAATTACCGTCAAAAAGTAAATCAAGTTTTTTGAGGAATTCGTCTTTACCACCCATTCGGTCAATCAAACCTTGCATATCATGAGGTACTGAAAAAGCATACTGATATGGAGTTCCTTCGTAAAAATAACCGCCCTGATAATGCTGCAGCCTGAAATCAGGGCGAAAACCATCAGCCCAAATCCCATCTTTTGTTTTTGCCCAAAAAAATCTTTGTTCAGGATAAAACAGGTTATAACAATTTAAAGAATACCTGAAATACCTTTCCTCATCAGCTTTCTGATTAAGCGTTTTGGCAACCTGACCGATGCAAAAATCGTCATAAGCGTATTCCAGGGTATATGATGTTCCACACCGGATATCAGAAGGGCAAAAGCCCAGTTCCTGATATTCCTTATGCCGCCCATAGATGCCGACCTTATCAGATTTTTTCTCAGCATTGTCCTTCATGGCTTTAAAAGCATAGGAATAATCGAAACCTCCCAGATCCTTAACAATGGCATCAGCCAATAAAACATCAGCATTTGTACCTCCCTGCTGCATGGCATAATGTCCGGTAATCCAGGCATCCGGGATCCACCCGTTATGCCTGTAAATATCCAGCAGACTTCTGATAATACGCCGTTCCTGATCAGGAGCAATAAGCAGGTACAAGGGATTGGCGGTCCGGTAGGTATCCCAGATACAATAATACTCCCAAAATGCAGGTTCGCCGGATTGCCATTTGGGATTTTCTCCGGTAATATCAGTAGGCATGATAAAAACCCTATAGAGGGAAGTATAAAAAATGGTCCTTTCGGAATCGCTTCCGCCCTGAACCTTAATCCGCGTCAGATAACTTTCCCATTTCTTTTCAGCTCTTTCTTTAATCTGATTAAAATTCCAATGGGGAATCTGCTCATCCAGGTTTTCTTTTGCTTTTTCAATGCCCAACGGAGAAATTCCTACTTTTAAACAAACAATTTCGTTTTGATGAGTTGAAAATGAAAAAAAGACGCCGCCATCTTTCCCTTCAAGAATTTTCCTGGAAACCGAAACAGTATCTCCATTCCATATACCTATAGCCTCAGCATCCCTGTTCAATTCCGCATAAAAATAAACCCTGTAGGGATATCCATGTCCCCAACTCCCCGCACATTCGCCATAACCTTCAACAGAATGATTATTAACAAAAATCGCCCGGGTTTGAATGTTTCTTAAATATTGCCCGTTTTTTTTAATCATACTGCCCACATCAATAAGAATATGTGATTCTTTTGAAGAAGGAAATGTATACCGGTGAAATCCCACTTCTTGGCTCTGAGTCAGTTCGACTTTAATATGATAACGGTTCAAAGTAGTACGGTAATAGCCGGCAGAAGCGAATTCGTCCGATTTATCAGACGCATTATCCGTGACGTTTAATTCGTCGGTTGTGGGCAGAACAGAAATATTCCCATACTGTCCATTTCCACCGGTTCCGCTGACATGAGTGTGGCTAAAGCCTTTTATTGGCTTATCAGATAAATAGCCGGTTGTTGGGTGAGGAACTGGGACATCCGGCCCTAAACGTACAAAACTAAAAGGCAAAGAAGTACCGGGCAATACATTCCCGTCATTTTCAACACCTATGAAAGGATCTACCCATCTAAACAAAAATTTATTTTTAACAGGAGGATTTTCCGGAGTCCTGGTTTTTATAAGCCCCAACCGCTGAAAATTATTCTTAAAACCAAAAGCAAAAGACGCCTTCTGAATATTTTCTTTCCGATTAAGCTTATTTAAAGAAGAATTTGCCTTGGAAACAAAACAAGACAGGAATATGATGATTAAAAATTCTATATGAAATTTAACCGGGTAGATTTTATTTTCCATCATGTTAATGAAGTTTTATAAAAAATCATTTGGCAAAAAAACAAATCGGATCAGATCTATTTCATCTGATATTTATTTAAACTTCTGTATTTTAACTATTTAAATATTTAATATTCCCGATAGAGAATATAAGCAAACTAGACCGGGACAGGATTGAAGGAAACCGACAAAAAATAAAAGATGGACAAATCAACTTTCCAACAAGGATAAATCGTATGATTTTCTAAAATATGAGGGCCAGCCTGGCAAAACCTTTTGGCATATATTTCAAAAATTGTTCTTCAATTAATTCCAAACAAATTTCAGGTATAAATTTTCAAACAGGTTGGCCCTCAGCTTATGCAGAAATATTTAATTAATTCTAAATAAACTTATTGTTAATCGATTTTTTCCCAAGCAGAAATATTGAATAATTTTTTTCTGAAATTACCTGAACGTTTGACCAGCCCTTTCTTTCCATTCCAGGATAAGTCCAACCAGTTGTAATTTCCTTTTTCAAAATTAAAAGTAAAACCGTCGTCTTCAAACAAACGCATATCATTTGCAGGCTTCCCATATACTTTACAGTTAACTTCAAAAACAGTTTCCGGGGTTATAAATTCGACGGGTTTAGCCAAGGGAAGTATAGTTCCCTCTTTAATAAACATAGGGATTTGGTCAAGCGTCATCTGTATGGTGTATTTCTTTCCCCCCTCATATTTTTTATTCGTATTGAAATCATACCAAATTCCTTTGGGGAAATAGACTTCACGTTCTGAAACGCCCTCAATAAAGGGAGCACACATAATATTATCCCCCATCATGTATTGTTTATCGAGTCTCCATACTTCCGGATCATCCGGATAATCGACCACCAAAGCCCTGAATGGCGGGGTCCCTTCATAATGATATTTTGCAAAAGCCGCATAAAGATATGGGATTAAGCGCATTCTCAGTTCCACCAATTTCCGTACTTTCTGTTCAATCTGTTTATAATCTGGTAAAAATTCGCCATTATTATTTTTAGACCGGTCAAACTGGAACCAGGGTAAATTTTTCAAGAACCAACAATCTACTGACATATGAGAGGACATCAATGAATTTTGCATTCTGCGGATTAAATCATCAACCGATTTAGTTTGACGGACTTCCGGAGACCAGTTCACTCCGGCAAAACCGGAATTTGTCACCATAGTCACATAGTCAAAGGGACTGTACATATCCGAATATAAAGCCGAACAGTAAGGGGAGGCAAAAAGATATGAAGCCCTTGCTTCAAGAAAGGTTCGCTTATTTTCTTTTTTGAATTCGTTCCAAAGTGTTTTTTGATAAAGCAGGCCAAATATTTGCCTCATCTGTTCCCCATCAACTCCGGAAGGGAATTTTGCGATATCCGGGAAGCTCCATTCTCCATGTGCTTCATCATAATAGGCAGCATCGCATTCATCAAGTTTAAAAGCAGATATCCCTTTCTTAATCAAATTATTCCTGTGGTATTCGCCGAATATTCTTCTTGCCTGAGGCATTATAAAATCAGGTACAGCGCCCTTCCAAACGGCAAAATCTCCGGAATAGGGAACTATTGAATCAAATATAGGAGAGGTAGGATGTACATAAGCATGTTCCCATAAATTTAATTTATAGTTCATCCCCTGAATTACATTTAAAATACTGTCGGGATTTGGATAATTCCTTTTGTTCCATGCATACGAACAGGAATAAGAAGAAGACTGCCAACCCGGTTCTAAACCGAACATATCACAGGGAATCTTATTCTCCCTAAAGTACCTGGTAAAGTTAATGACCTCTTTATAGGTAAAATCTGTTTTTGCGCGGTACTTGAACCCCAAGCCCCAAATAGGTGGAATTCCGCCCCCTCCTGAAAAAAGGTTATAACGTTCAATGACATTCTTTAAAGTAGGGCCATCAAAAATAATCATTTCCATACCCTGAGCCCCATCTACAAGAACTT
The genomic region above belongs to Bacteroidota bacterium and contains:
- a CDS encoding GH92 family glycosyl hydrolase, which codes for MAKKILFLLIFITGAYEVHSNPNNIAPFAKVRASSELSADYNAYKVIDGIIGADGVGEWASKGNVDYWGKMSYPWIELAWNTPRWINKIILYDRPNESDHNAGVRIEGDHGFRLEVYNIPNDGSPRVIQFPSTQLSRLRFVTIDADGKNVGFSEIEVFSSPEGYSDYVSWVDPYIETIPGRFFYSITGNQPYGMIGAAPVTRNKNQGGGGYNYDGNYILGFSQLHCWMESGLDIMPVGGDINPCDGMMGWKSAYSHDDEIVQPAYHRLFLKTHRIWVEQTSTDRVSFYRYRFVKPGKAAVIVSLGGKLGNSVMRDCKIRKVSNSEIEGSFLSTDRLWGGPQNVRIYFIVRFDKPFVSMDGWDKQEIYKNTETQDSEDGGVKLNYIVQNGDLLQLKASVSFTSIGNARLNMDSECPSWDFNDVRDASRNEWNEWLGKIAVKGGTVSQRIKFYTDLWHVLLGRHKINDINGDYPDLTHGVRFTEGNRCQFKYNAVFKLKTIPKEKNGKLRFNMYNSDAFWLTMWNLNTLWGLAYPQVLDDFSASLIQYSENGGLLPRGPNLGGYSYIMSGCPATSLITSAFQRGICKKWDIAQGYAAMKRNHLPGGMMSFNEDDKMRFYIKNGYAPEQAGYTIQWSFEDWALSQMAEKLGKKKDALYFLRRSKGWDKLFNRDLKLILPKNEKGEWTSTNPFDGKGFVESDSWQATFGVSHDLSHLSALMGGNDSLCAKLDFAFCKAQNSNFFNQYVNYSNEPGLSSAHVFAFARQPWKTQYWVRQVGERSYGGITPDKGYGGCDEDQGQMGALSALMSMGLFSINGGSEINPSYEITSPVFDEVCIKLDTSYYHGKEFKIITHNNSSQNYYIQKAKLNGTDFNSFLLSNSEFTEGGVLELWLGDVPNMKWGINQNIK
- a CDS encoding GH92 family glycosyl hydrolase, which translates into the protein MMENKIYPVKFHIEFLIIIFLSCFVSKANSSLNKLNRKENIQKASFAFGFKNNFQRLGLIKTRTPENPPVKNKFLFRWVDPFIGVENDGNVLPGTSLPFSFVRLGPDVPVPHPTTGYLSDKPIKGFSHTHVSGTGGNGQYGNISVLPTTDELNVTDNASDKSDEFASAGYYRTTLNRYHIKVELTQSQEVGFHRYTFPSSKESHILIDVGSMIKKNGQYLRNIQTRAIFVNNHSVEGYGECAGSWGHGYPYRVYFYAELNRDAEAIGIWNGDTVSVSRKILEGKDGGVFFSFSTHQNEIVCLKVGISPLGIEKAKENLDEQIPHWNFNQIKERAEKKWESYLTRIKVQGGSDSERTIFYTSLYRVFIMPTDITGENPKWQSGEPAFWEYYCIWDTYRTANPLYLLIAPDQERRIIRSLLDIYRHNGWIPDAWITGHYAMQQGGTNADVLLADAIVKDLGGFDYSYAFKAMKDNAEKKSDKVGIYGRHKEYQELGFCPSDIRCGTSYTLEYAYDDFCIGQVAKTLNQKADEERYFRYSLNCYNLFYPEQRFFWAKTKDGIWADGFRPDFRLQHYQGGYFYEGTPYQYAFSVPHDMQGLIDRMGGKDEFLKKLDLLFDGNYYTQTNEPDIEFPYLYDYIGRPDKVADRVRKILKEDYNTTRGGLPGSDDSGCMTSWYIWGALGFYPVAGQDVYLIGSPIFRNAEISLEHGKKFLVIAHNVSDTNRYIQSAKLNGKPLNNTWFRHEDIKDGGKLELEMGAVYHGWGQNSTPPPSLSIQK
- a CDS encoding glycoside hydrolase family 31 protein, yielding MNKIRNIFSVLLLSWVVMVYANAQEVTKIAPGVWKVSYGSPEKYRPTDFKEAASAALTKMPDQEKAPFPVDEIKFSRISKGTVAEFKIDKSEKIYGFGLQINTFEQSACRREIRTSSGVSGSSGDYHPSPLGDLGFSHAPMPFYISSKGYGVLINTSRYVTFYMGSQHKLDQTVALKHFVGGGSKASASIEDLYNRNYKSSDEVEVLVDGAQGMEMIIFDGPTLKNVIERYNLFSGGGGIPPIWGLGFKYRAKTDFTYKEVINFTRYFRENKIPCDMFGLEPGWQSSSYSCSYAWNKRNYPNPDSILNVIQGMNYKLNLWEHAYVHPTSPIFDSIVPYSGDFAVWKGAVPDFIMPQARRIFGEYHRNNLIKKGISAFKLDECDAAYYDEAHGEWSFPDIAKFPSGVDGEQMRQIFGLLYQKTLWNEFKKENKRTFLEARASYLFASPYCSALYSDMYSPFDYVTMVTNSGFAGVNWSPEVRQTKSVDDLIRRMQNSLMSSHMSVDCWFLKNLPWFQFDRSKNNNGEFLPDYKQIEQKVRKLVELRMRLIPYLYAAFAKYHYEGTPPFRALVVDYPDDPEVWRLDKQYMMGDNIMCAPFIEGVSEREVYFPKGIWYDFNTNKKYEGGKKYTIQMTLDQIPMFIKEGTILPLAKPVEFITPETVFEVNCKVYGKPANDMRLFEDDGFTFNFEKGNYNWLDLSWNGKKGLVKRSGNFRKKLFNISAWEKID